CTTTCCCAAAGCCGCAGTTAGGAAAGGTGCAGACCGGACAGGAAAGGCACAAGCCGCCCTCTCCCAGAGCTGCCAGACTTTCGGCAGTTACCTCGTCATCTGCCATCACCCTGGGAAGCACCAGATCAAAGATAGTGCGCTTCGCATACATCACACATCCAGGAAGACCCATCACAGGTACTTTCTTTCCATCCTTTTCATAATAGGCCAGTAAAAACATGGCACCAGGCAATACCGGTGCACCATAAGATACGATCCTGGCTCCTGTATTTTTGATAGCAAGCGGAGTTTTATCGTCCGGGTCTACACTCATACCCCCGGTGCAGATTACCATGTCTGCGCCATCCTCAATCATCTCCAGAATACTGGCTGTGATCTTGGTGTGGTCGTCGTTCCAGACCACATGAGAACAGACCTCACCGCCATATTCCTTCAGCTTGTCTTCAATCACAGGTGTAAAGGTATCCTGTATTCTTCCGTAATACACTTCATTCCCTGTAGTAACAATCCCCACCTTTTTTTGCAGGAAAGGCATCAGTTTCAGAATCGGCTGATCTGCCAGCTTTTCCGCCTGCTTCATCTTTTCTTCCTCGATGACCAGCGGTATGATTCTGGTTCCTGCCAGCTTGTCCCCCTTCTTCACCGGAAAATCTCCATGCACTGTAGCAATCATCATCTCTCCGAAAGCATTGACTGCTTTTAATGCGGGGCGGTTAATCTTCAACAAACCGTCACATGCAGCAGTCAACTCTATCTTGCCCTCTTTTACTTCACTTCGTTCCATATGTTCATTCCTGCACATCCTGCACAGGA
The window above is part of the Novisyntrophococcus fermenticellae genome. Proteins encoded here:
- a CDS encoding molybdopterin-binding protein, with translation MKLIRTQDAAGQVLCHDITQIIRGEKKGPVFRKGHVVREEDIPVLLSVGKDQLYIWEKEEGMLHENEAAEILCRMCRNEHMERSEVKEGKIELTAACDGLLKINRPALKAVNAFGEMMIATVHGDFPVKKGDKLAGTRIIPLVIEEEKMKQAEKLADQPILKLMPFLQKKVGIVTTGNEVYYGRIQDTFTPVIEDKLKEYGGEVCSHVVWNDDHTKITASILEMIEDGADMVICTGGMSVDPDDKTPLAIKNTGARIVSYGAPVLPGAMFLLAYYEKDGKKVPVMGLPGCVMYAKRTIFDLVLPRVMADDEVTAESLAALGEGGLCLSCPVCTFPNCGFGKGA